The Limnospira fusiformis SAG 85.79 genomic interval TTGCTGATTAGCTGTTGGGTAGGGGGAAGGAGAACCTTTAAAGAAGGGATGCGATCGCTCAAATGATGAATCCAAGTAGGTAAATCAGGAGTAATATCAGTCAAATCAAAAGAGAGATGATAGTAACCGACATAATGTTCATCTCCAAAGGGGTCAGGGGGTGGTGATGGTTCAGGAATTTGGATAAGTTCAAGGCGGCCCAAATCTCCTTGCATCCAACAGGCGAGGGTGTAGCCAGTAGTAAAGCGATCGGTGACGGAGAACCCCAACTGCTGATAAAAAGCGATCGCGCGATGAATATCTGCGGTGCGAATAGAAGCATGGTGCATGAAATTATCCCCATCTATTTCCATGAGCGCCAATTAAGATAAGGAAGGGGAGAGCCCCTTTTCCTTTTCCAGACTAAAGTTAATGACATCCCAACAGGGTTCAACCTGTGGGGAGGGGCTAAACTCTACAGGAAGACCATAGAGACGAGGTTCCCCCACCTCAGACTGATCACGCCAGGGGGTGTTACGTTCGAGATAAGAACTAATTAACTCCTGGTAACGCTGTGCGATGATGACTCGTGTGGCT includes:
- a CDS encoding VOC family protein; translated protein: MHHASIRTADIHRAIAFYQQLGFSVTDRFTTGYTLACWMQGDLGRLELIQIPEPSPPPDPFGDEHYVGYYHLSFDLTDITPDLPTWIHHLSDRIPSLKVLLPPTQQLISNRVYEVAFIADADGLPLEFIRLLKP